The DNA region AGAACGCTGCGGCGGCCAGGCCGGCGGGCCCGCTAAGCCACCAGTCGGCCCAACAACTCCCGCAACGTGTCCCGCTCGTCGGCGGCGAGCGGCGCCAGGAAGTCCTCCTGCGCCAGATCCACCAGCTTCCGCAGTTGCTTCAGCTGCGCGACGCCGACCGGCGTCAGGTACAGCGCGAACGAGCGGCGGTCCTTGCCTCGGCGCCGTTCCAGCAAGCCGGCGCGCTCCAGATCGTCGGTGACCGCGACCACCGTGGTGCGGTCTATTCCCAGGCGCGCGCCCACGACCCGCTGGTTCTGGCCCGGTTCGAGCTCCACCAGGTTCAGCACCCCGAAATGGCGCAGGGTCAGGCCGAACGGGCCCAGGGCCTCGTGCGCCAGGGCCGTGACGCGCTGGGCCGCTTTGCGCGCCAGGAACACGTACGACTCCCGGACCGAGGCCGGGAGGGACACGAAGAACAGCGGATCGTCGTCGTCCGACGCTGGTTCCCGCACTTCGGCCTCCCCTTGACGCTCTTCTGGGGCATCCTACATATTCTGATCTGTCAGTGTGGCTGACGATCAGTTTACTGTTGAACTGGCGAAGGGACACCTTCCATGCTTCTCGATCCGCCCGCCGAGGGCGTGCCGCAGGCCGACGAGCTCCTGCGGGCCGCGATGGAATGGCATTTCTCGCCGGAGACCGGCAGTCCGTACTGGGTCGGGCGGGCCAAGGAGTTCGACTTCGATCCGCGCGCGGACGTGGCCACCGTCGCCGACCTGCGGCTGTTCGCGAAGGTCGGCGTCGACTTCAGCGCGGTGCCGGCCGGGCAGCTGATCCCGCGCGGCTGTCTGGAGCGCGGCGACGAGTTCGGGGTCTACGAATCCGGCGGCGCGACCGGCGCCCCCAAGCGCATCGTGGACGCGACCTCGCGGGCCGGCGCCGTGCGCTGGCAGAGCCGGATGCTCGACGAGCAGGGCTTCCCGGCCGGCGAGGGCAGCTGGCTGCACATCGGCCCGACCGGGCCGCACATCATGGCCAAGAACGTCAGGAACCTGGCCCACCGGCGCGGCTTCCTGTGCAACTACGTCGACCTCGACCCGCGCTGGGTCCGCCGCTGCCTGGCCGAGGGCCGCCGCGAGGACTTCCAGCGCTACGTCGACCACATCTTCGACCAGGTCCGCGACGTGGTCGCCAGCCAGCCGGTCCGGGCGATCTCCAGCACGCCGCGCATGCTGGAGCTGCTCACCGCCCGCACCGACGTGCTGCCGCTGCTGCGCCAGACGGTGCGCGGCGTCATCTGGGGCGGCACCAGCGCCGACGGCGAGACCCTGCGGCTGCTGCAGGAGGAGGTGTTCCCCGAGGCCACGGTGCGCGGCGTCTACGGCAACACCATGATGGGGATCGCGCCGCAGCGCAGCCCGCTGCCCGACGACAAGGCCGGGTGCGTCTTCCGGCCCTTCCACCCCTACAGCATCGTCGAGCTCGTCGATCCGGAGAACCCGGACCGTGCCGTGGACGTCGACGAGGAGGGACGCGTGCGGGTCACGGTGCTGTCCCGCGACTTCTTCGCGCCGCCGACGCTGGAGCGTGACCTGGCGATCCGGCGTGCTTCGGCGCCCGGCTGGGCCGGCCTGGAACTGTCCCAGGTGCGTCCTTACGAGCCGGCCGGGACGAAGGTCATCGAGGGCGTGTACTGATGAGCCCGAACGACTCTCTGGCGCAGATACCGGTCATCCGCGCGGGCCGGCCCGCGCGGTCGGCGTCGACGTCGGTGCTGGCCGGGGTCGACGGCACGCCGCTGGCCACGGTCCACCAGGCGCCCCCGCTGCTCGGCCGGCTCACCGTCGCCGGGGCCCGCGACGCCGCCGGGAGCGCCGATACCCTTCCCGATCCCGCGATCTTCCGCCGCGCGGGTGAGCTGTTCGCCACCGCCGAGCTGAACGGGCTGGGCCCGAAAGAGTATTGCGACCTTCAGTCCCGCGCGGCCGGCGTCCCGATCACCGTGGCCCGGCACTCCCTGGACGACATGGTCCACAACTTCGCCAACGCCGCCCCGCGCGCCGCCGCCGAACGGCCGGCCGGCGCCGCTCCGGGAGCTGAGGCCTGCGGCCCCGGCGAGGTCCTGCCGCTGTGGACGCGGCGCGGCGACGTGCTCGCGGTCGTGGCGCCCAGCAACAACCCCGGCACCCACACCCAGTGGCTGGTCGCGCTGGCCTGCGGCTACCGTCTGGTGATCCGTCCCGGCAGCCGCGACCCGCTGACCCCGGCCCGCATGGTCGCCGCCCTGCTGGAAGCCGGGATCGAGCCCTCGGCCCTGTCGCTGCTGCCCGGCGGCCACGAGCTCGGCGACGCGCTCGTCGAGGCCGCCGACCTGAGCATGGTCTTCGGCGGCGACCAGGCCGCGCGCCGCTACGCCCACGACCGCCGGGTCATCCTGCGCGGGCCCGGCCGCTCCAAGCTCCTGCACAGCGGGGAACTCACCGAGGCGGTGCTCGACACCGTCGTCGCCTCGGCGACCCACGACGCCGGACTGCGGTGCACCTGCGCCACCGCCGTGTTCACCGACTCCGACCCGCGCGAGCTGGCCGAGGCGCTCGCCGACCGGATGGCGCCGCTCACCGCCGCGCCGCCGCAGTCCGACCGGGCTCAGCTGCCGGTGCTCCCGACGGCCGAGGCGCACGCCATGCGCGGCTCGCTGGCCGCCCGCCTGGCAGGGGCCGAAGACGTCGCCGCCGCGCGGTATCCCGACGGACCGGTCGCAGAGCTCGGCGACGGGTCGGCCGCGCTGCGGCCCGCGGTCCTGCTGTGCGACCGCGTGGATCACCCCGGCTCGCGGATCGAGATGCCGTTCCCGTGCCTGTGGGTCCTGCCGTGGCGGCGCTCGGACGGGTTGGCGCCGCTGGGGGAGACGCTGGCCCTGACCGTCCTGGCCGACGACCCCGCACTGGCCCGCGAGGCGCTGCGGCGCCCGGCGATCCGCAAGGTCCTGGCCGGGCCGGTCCCGACCTGGACCGCCGGCGACACCAGCCCGCACGACGGATTCCTCAGCCACGAGCTGATGGAAGCGCGTGCGTACGGAATCTCCTGAGATACCTGCAACACGAGCGAAGCAAAGGAGTCCCCATGAAGGCGGCTACACCGATACAGCCCCGGACCATCCTGGTGACCGGCGGCGGCAGCGGCATCGGCAAAGCGGTCGCGACGCTGTTCGCCGCCGACGGCGACCACGTCTTCATCACCGGCCGGCGCAAAGACCTGCTGGAGGCGGCGGCCGAGGAGATCCCCGGCGACGTCACCGCGATCGTCTGCGACCACACCGACCCCGACCAGCTGATCGCGCTGGCCGCGCAGCTCCCGCCCGCCCTGGACGTCCTGGTCAACAACGCCGGCGGCAACCGCGACATGGAGGGCCCGCCCCCGGCCGGACTGCACGAGCTGGCCGCGCGCTGGCGGGCCAACCTGGAGGCGAACCTGCTCGCCGCCGTCCTGACCACCGCCGTCGTCGACGACCGGCTGGGTCCCGGCTCGGCCGTGGTCAACATCGGCTCCTTCGCGGCCGACCGCGGCGCCGGCTCCTACGGCGCGGCCAAGGCCGGGATGAACACCTGGAACATCTTCCTGGCCAAGCAGCTCGGCGCGCGCGGCATCACCTGCAACGTCGTGGCACCCGGATACATCGACGAGACAGAGTTCTTCCACGGCAGGAAAACCCCCGAGTTCCACGCCGAGCGGGTCACCGAGACGCTCATCCAGCGCGCCGGCAAGCCGGCCGACATCGCCGAGGCCGTGCGCTTCCTGGCCTCCCCGGCCGCGCGGCACATCACCTGCCAGGTGCTGCGCGTGGACGGCGGAGTCGTCCACAGCCGCTGACGTACCGGGCTCATTTGCCCCATTGTCCGCGGCCCGGGGCGGGGGCGTACAACCGGATGCGTCGTGAACCGAATAGAGCCGGGTCCTGATAATCAGGACCACTGCTCGATGACTTCGTCAGGGGGCGCCGCGACGATGGTCCGAATCCTGGAGTACCGAGATCCGGTCGAGAACTGCCCGGGCTTTCTGGTCTATGACCGGACCGACTGCCGGTTGGCCGCCGGCGGCTGCCGGCTCAGCCCGGGCCTGTCCGTGGACACGCTGCGCGAGCTCGCCGCGCGCATGACGCTCAAACAGCGGGTGCTCGGCCTCAACGTCGACGGGGCCAAGTGCGGGCTCGCCTACGATCCCGCCGGGCCGCGGCGCGACGCCGTGCTTCGCAGGTTCCTGACCTTCCTGGCCGAGGAGCTGCGCACCCGGTTCAGCATGGGCGCCGACATGGGCACCCGCTTCGAGACCCTCGACCGGCTGGCCGCCGCGGTCGGCGCGGGCTCGGCCAAGTCGGCCGTGCGGACCGCGCAGTACCTGACCGAAGAGGACTTCCGGGCCCGGATGGCGGTCCTGGCGGCCCCGGTCGGGCCGCTGAGCGTGGGCGACCGCCGGGCCGGGCACGCCCTGGCCTTCGCCGCGCTGACCGCCGCGGACCTCGAAGGGCTGCGCCGGGACCGCATGACCGTCTCCATCCAGGGCTTCGGCAACCTCGGCCGGCCCGCCGCGCTCGCCCTGGCCGAGGCCGGGGTGCGGATCACCGCCATCGCCGACGAGCACGGCTGCCGGGTCGCCGGGGCCGGGCTCGACGTGGCCGCCATGCTCGCGCGGGACATCTCCTGTCCGGTGCCCGAGCTGCCCGGCGGCGGCCGGGTGCTGCCGCGCGAGGCCGTGCTGGACCTGCCAGCCGACGTGCTGATCCTGGCCGGCTGCGCCGACGCCGTGCCCGCGGCGCGCGCCGGCGAGCTGTCGGCCGCGGTGGTCGCGGTCGGCGCCAACTGCGGGCTGAGCGAGCAGGCCGAGACGGCGCTGACCCGGCGCGGCGTGACCGTCGTCCCGGACTTCATCGGCGGCGTCGGCGGATCGGCGTCGATGGAGGCGCTGTTCGGCCCGCGCGCCACGCCCGAGCCGCGCGAGGTGCTCGACGGCGTCGCCGGCATCATGCGCGAGCTGGTCGGCGACGTGCTGGCCGGCGCGCGCGAGCGCCGGCTGCCGACCCGCCAGGTCGCCCTCGACATGGCGCAGGCCTCGATGGTCGACCCCGACGAGCGGCCCTACGGGTCCTGCCCGTACCGCGTCACCGTGCCGGCCCCCAGCGGCCGGCGCGGCCGGACCACCAGCGCACACCCAGGGAGCGTGAGCACCATGACGACCACCAGCACCGCCGCCGGCCGTGACTCCTCGGCCGGCCCGGACCTGCCCGGCCCGTCCGGCCCGTCCGACCTGTCCGGCGACTGCGGCCACACCCGCGGCCACATCACCGACTCGCGGTTCTACGGCCACAACTACGGGACCGAGTCGAGCCGGCGCGTCTTCTGCGACCGCTGCCGCTTCCAGCGCTGGCTGGACGTCGAGGCGGCGCTGGCGCTGAGCGAGGCCGACCTCGGCATCATCCCCAAGCCCGCGGCCGAGGCGATCGCCCGCGCGGCCCGGGCGGAGCTGCTGGACCTGGACGGGGTCCGGGCCGAGATCCGGCGCACCTCGCACTCGCTGGTGGCGTTCCTGCGGGCGTTCCAGGCGGTGTGCGAGGACGGGGCCGGCGAGTTCGTGCACTACGGCGCGACCACCCAGGACATCCAGGACACCGCGCAGTCCCTGGAGATGCGCGACGTCCTGGACGAGCTGACCGTCCTGGTGCGGCATATGCTCGACCGGCTGGCCGAGCTGGCCGAGGAGAACGCCGAGAGCGTCTGCCTGGGCCGCACCCACGCGCAGCCCGCACTGCCGATGGGTTTCGGGCTGAAGATCAGCGGCTGGATCGACGAGCTGCTGCGGCACCTGGAGCGGATCGAGCAGATGCGGCCGCGGGTCCTGGTGGCCCAGCTGTTCGGCGGCGTGGGGACCATGGCCGGGTTCGGCGAGCAGGCGCTGCCGCTGCTGGAGGCCTTCGCGCTGCGCCTGGGGCTGGCCGCGCCGGCCATCGGCTGGCACGTGTCCCGGGACCGGGTCGCCGAGTACGTGACCGGGCTGGCGATGGTCGCCGGGACCCTGGGCCGCATCGCCGACGAGATCAGGCTCCTGTCCCGCCCGGAGTTCGGCGAGGTGGAGCTGGGTTGGCGCTACGGCCAGGTCGGCAGCAGCACGATGCCGCACAAGCGCAACCCCGAGGCCTGCGAGCACGCGGTGGTGATGGCCCGGCTGGCCGCCTCGCAGGTGGCCAACGCCATGGCGTGCCTGGGCGGGGACAACGAGCGGGACTCGCGGACGCTGCGCATCGAATGGGCCTGCGTCCCGGACGTCTCGCACTTCACGCTGTCGGCCTGCGAGCTGGTGACCCGGGTGCTGGACGGCCTGGCGGTGCGGGCCGAGCGGCTGCGGGAGAACGTCGGGGACGTCGCCGAACAGGTCGCCACCGAGCGGCTGATGCTGGTGCTCGGCCAGACGATGGGCAAGCAGAGCGCGCACCACTTCGTGTACGAACTCGCCCAGACGGCGCGGCAGGAGGGCGGGTCGCTGCGCGAGTCGCTGCGCAGCAGGACCGAGCTGGCCGAGGACGAGCTGGACCGGATCTTCGACCCGGCCGGGTATCTCGGGCAGTCGGCGGCGCTGACCGGGCGGGTGGTGGCGCGGGCGCGGGCGGTGCTGGCGGTGCCGGCGGCTTCGGTGTCATCGGCGGCACCGGTGGCTTCGGCGGCACCGGCGGCGGACGGTTCGCGGGGTCCGGCAGGCCCCGTCGAGCCGGGCGGTGCTGCTGGTTCGACTGATCCCGTTGTTCTTGGCGGTCCATCGTGACCGTCCTGGCCGCCGGGGACCTGTCCCAGGTCGAGGAGATCGTGCTGCCCCGCTCGCTGTTCGCCTGTGTGGCCTCCCACGTCGTGCGCAAGCTCACCGGCCACTACATCGACGGCGAGACGCCCGAGACGAAGGCGTTCGGGATGCTCGCCGGGGCGCCGGCCGGCGGCGCCCTCGCGGTGCGCGCGGTGTTCCCGCTGCTCGCGAACATGCGGCACGACCGGGCGCGCCGTCAGGAGATGGACGAGGTGGTCGACGCCTTCGCCATCCCCTCGCAGACCCCGAACGAGCAGCGCGGCTGGATCGCCGACCCGCGCGAGCTGATGGCGGTGGAGCAGGCCTGCGACGACACCGGCTGGGTGGTGTTCGGGAACTACCACACCCACCGCGTGGCCTGGGACCACGATCCGCTGCGCGACACCTGCACCGGCCTGGACCGCGCGCTGGCCGCCGAGTCCGGCCAGTGGACCTTCGTCTATTCCGCCGTCGACCTGCACCGTCCCCGGCTGCGCGCGTTCTTCGAGGGCGACAACGCCCACGAGGCGCCCATCCGGCTCGTGCCCCACGACAACGCATCGAGAGGATGACCCGCCCATGGATCGCACGGAGTCCTACCGCCAGGTGGTCGCGTTCCACCGCCACGAATGCCCGGGCGCCGCGCTCGGCCTGCGCGTCGCCGAGGCCGCGCTGGCCCGCGTCGGCGTCGCCGCCGGCGACCCGGCCCTGCTGGTCGTCGCCGAGACCGACACCTGCGCCGTGGACGCGCTGCAGGTGCTGACCGGCTGCACGGTCGGCAAGCGCAACCTCGTGCTCGAGGACACCGGCCGCCGCGTCTTCACGTTCTGGGCCCCCGGCCGCGACCTGGGCCTGCGCATCCGCGCCAAGGCCGGCAGCATCGCCTTCCGCGACGCCGAGGTCCAGGCACTGGCCGAACACATCGAGCAGGGCCAGGCCACCGCCGAGGAAGCGGCGCGCTTCGCCGCGATCCAGGCCGACCGGACCGCCCGGATCCTGGAGATGCCGGAGGAGGACATCCTCGCGGTGGACGAGGTGAAGGGCCCGATCCCGACCCGCAAGCTGGTGGCCCCGGTGGAGCCGTGCGTGGACTGCGGCGAGCCGACCAGCGTGGAGACGCTGCACGACCACCGCGGGCGCATGGTGTGCCCGGCGTGCCACCTGGCAGCGCACGGCGGCGTGCTGCCGGACGGGCACGGCGACCACGGGCACCACCCGCTGAGCCAGGCGGGACAGGGGCAGGGACAGGGGCACGGCCACGGGCACAGCCACGGCCACGGGCATCAGCACGAGCACCAGCACTGATACAGCTTCCCCACGGCGCGGCCGCCGGCACCGAACCCACGGTGCCGACGGCCGCGCCTCGCGCTATTCGAGCACGTCGACGCCCCGCGGCCACGCTGCCACGATGGCGGCGGCACGAGCAGTACAACCGGTCCTTTCAGACAAAAGGAGTCGGAACCGTGGCTTACCCCTGGGACGCCGCCCTGAACTACCTGAGCGCGGCGGTCATGCCAATCTTCGGCGCGGCCGCGCTCCTGGCAGCGCTCGCCGGCCTGGCGGTCTGCCTGCGGATGACACGCCGGCGGCCGGAGCCGCGCGTGGCGCCGATCCCGCGTCAGCGGACGAGCCACGAGGGCGTGACGCGCCGATGAGGCCCGTGGTGCGGCGCCGCCTGGAGGCCGTCGGGAAGGCGATGCTGGCCGGGCTGACGGCGTACGCGTGGTACTGGTCGCCGGCCACCCGGACGCGGCGTCGCGAGCCGCAGCAGACCCCTGAGAAGCAGCCCGAGCCGGTGGCCGAACCGTCGGCCGGACCGCCGCCCGGACATCCCGAGCGGATGCCGCGTCGGACGCGCCTCAGCCGGGTCGAGCGGGCTTTGTTCAGGCAGTTGGAGCGCACCGGCCGGGACGGCTGACGGCGGCTACGACCAGAGCGGCGCGAAGGTCACCCTTCGCGCCGCTCTCGTGGTGACTCTTGGGTTGGCTAGCTCGATGGCGCAGTCCGCGGCGGGGTGGCCGGGGACAGGTTCGAGTCCTCTGCAGCACTGTCTGATGTATCAGCACCCGCCGCATCCGCCTCGACCCGAGCCTGCGCACCCGACATCGTTCGCAGCGGCAGCTCCGGCAGGAAGCAGATCACGATCATGCTGACCGCCATGATCGCCGCGACCGACAGGAACACCACGCTCATCGCGCCGGAGAAGCCGGTCTTGTACGGGTGCGCCAGCACCGGCGGCAGCGTTCCCACGAACGCCGTGTCGTTCAGCACGCGTACCGCGCCGCCGGCCAGTTGCTGCTGGTGGGTGGCGGCCGCGGCGGCGAAGCCAGGGCTCTGCGATGCGGTGCTCAGGGCACTGTTGATGTGGTCGCCGAGGGTGCTGAACAGGATCGACAGGAACACCGCCGCGCCGAGGGTGCCGCCCATCGACTGGAAGAAGGTCATC from Catenulispora sp. MAP5-51 includes:
- a CDS encoding SDR family NAD(P)-dependent oxidoreductase translates to MKAATPIQPRTILVTGGGSGIGKAVATLFAADGDHVFITGRRKDLLEAAAEEIPGDVTAIVCDHTDPDQLIALAAQLPPALDVLVNNAGGNRDMEGPPPAGLHELAARWRANLEANLLAAVLTTAVVDDRLGPGSAVVNIGSFAADRGAGSYGAAKAGMNTWNIFLAKQLGARGITCNVVAPGYIDETEFFHGRKTPEFHAERVTETLIQRAGKPADIAEAVRFLASPAARHITCQVLRVDGGVVHSR
- a CDS encoding aldehyde dehydrogenase family protein is translated as MSPNDSLAQIPVIRAGRPARSASTSVLAGVDGTPLATVHQAPPLLGRLTVAGARDAAGSADTLPDPAIFRRAGELFATAELNGLGPKEYCDLQSRAAGVPITVARHSLDDMVHNFANAAPRAAAERPAGAAPGAEACGPGEVLPLWTRRGDVLAVVAPSNNPGTHTQWLVALACGYRLVIRPGSRDPLTPARMVAALLEAGIEPSALSLLPGGHELGDALVEAADLSMVFGGDQAARRYAHDRRVILRGPGRSKLLHSGELTEAVLDTVVASATHDAGLRCTCATAVFTDSDPRELAEALADRMAPLTAAPPQSDRAQLPVLPTAEAHAMRGSLAARLAGAEDVAAARYPDGPVAELGDGSAALRPAVLLCDRVDHPGSRIEMPFPCLWVLPWRRSDGLAPLGETLALTVLADDPALAREALRRPAIRKVLAGPVPTWTAGDTSPHDGFLSHELMEARAYGIS
- a CDS encoding FmdE family protein is translated as MDRTESYRQVVAFHRHECPGAALGLRVAEAALARVGVAAGDPALLVVAETDTCAVDALQVLTGCTVGKRNLVLEDTGRRVFTFWAPGRDLGLRIRAKAGSIAFRDAEVQALAEHIEQGQATAEEAARFAAIQADRTARILEMPEEDILAVDEVKGPIPTRKLVAPVEPCVDCGEPTSVETLHDHRGRMVCPACHLAAHGGVLPDGHGDHGHHPLSQAGQGQGQGHGHGHSHGHGHQHEHQH
- a CDS encoding phenazine biosynthesis protein; translation: MLLDPPAEGVPQADELLRAAMEWHFSPETGSPYWVGRAKEFDFDPRADVATVADLRLFAKVGVDFSAVPAGQLIPRGCLERGDEFGVYESGGATGAPKRIVDATSRAGAVRWQSRMLDEQGFPAGEGSWLHIGPTGPHIMAKNVRNLAHRRGFLCNYVDLDPRWVRRCLAEGRREDFQRYVDHIFDQVRDVVASQPVRAISSTPRMLELLTARTDVLPLLRQTVRGVIWGGTSADGETLRLLQEEVFPEATVRGVYGNTMMGIAPQRSPLPDDKAGCVFRPFHPYSIVELVDPENPDRAVDVDEEGRVRVTVLSRDFFAPPTLERDLAIRRASAPGWAGLELSQVRPYEPAGTKVIEGVY
- a CDS encoding MarR family winged helix-turn-helix transcriptional regulator; the encoded protein is MREPASDDDDPLFFVSLPASVRESYVFLARKAAQRVTALAHEALGPFGLTLRHFGVLNLVELEPGQNQRVVGARLGIDRTTVVAVTDDLERAGLLERRRGKDRRSFALYLTPVGVAQLKQLRKLVDLAQEDFLAPLAADERDTLRELLGRLVA
- a CDS encoding DUF6059 family protein; this translates as MRPVVRRRLEAVGKAMLAGLTAYAWYWSPATRTRRREPQQTPEKQPEPVAEPSAGPPPGHPERMPRRTRLSRVERALFRQLERTGRDG